Part of the Pseudorasbora parva isolate DD20220531a chromosome 13, ASM2467924v1, whole genome shotgun sequence genome is shown below.
accactccggtggtcccagttccggtggatcgtgctccggtggtccctgtgccggtggatcgtgctccggtggtccctgtgccggtggatcgtgctccggtggtccctgtgccggtggatcgtgctccggtggtccctgtgccggtggatcgtgttccggtggtccctgtgccggtggatcgtgttccggtggtccctgtgccggtggatcgtgttccggtggtccctgtgccggtggactccgttccggtggtcccgagtccggagacggcctggagggctgtgatgggatgctttgtggtggcagtcctgcatgcgtggaaggagcacagggctttatccgaagccccggaggcagctccggtggtcccagttccggtggatcgtgtgccggtggtctcagttccggcggatcgtgttccggtggtccctgtgccggtggctcgtgttccggtggtccctgtgccggtggatcgtgttccggtggtcccagttccggcagatcgtgttccggtggtcccagtgccggtggatactgctggacgggagaagtttccccaacgccctgcctgcgccgctgaggcgccctgctctccctgcgccgctgaggcgccctgcgcccctgagcagtcctgctctccctgcgccgctgaggcgccctgcgcccctgagcagtcctgctctccctgcgccgctgaggcgtcctgctctcaccgcgcctcccaggcgtccagctctcaccgcgcctcccaggcgtccagctctcaccgcgcctcccaggcgtccagctctcaccgcgcctcccaggcgtccagctctcaccgcgcctcccaggcgtccagctctcaccgcgcctcccaggcgtccagctctcaccgcgcctcccaggcgtccagctctcaccgcgcctcccaggcgtccagctctccctgcgccgccgaggcgccctgctctccctgcgccgccgaggcgccctgctctccctgcgccgccgaggcgccctgctctccctgcgccgccgaggcgccctgctctccctgcgccgccgaggcgccctgctctccctgcgccgccgAGGCGCCCTGTTCTCCCTGCGCCgccgaggcgtcctgctctcaccgcacctccctggcgccctgcacTGACTGCGCcaccctggcgccctgctctacccgGGCCTCCCCGGCCACCTGAACTCGGTGAGCCtcccgaactcggtgggccgccctggccattcgaactttgtgggccaccatggcctcctgaactttttgttttccttgtccctcccttgtttacccctcccttgtctgttccttccttgtctgtttcccctttccctcccgtgcccccctggtctgtccctcccgtgcccccctggtctgtccctcccgtccccccctggtctgtccctcccgtccctagtggagcgtctggtagccgctccttaaggagggggtaatgtcacatgcctgtcctgtcttgtgtgcacatgtgggttttgtcatgtcttgcatgtgctcctgtcattgtctgatccctcccccttgttatctgattagtgttgatttctcccacctgttccctcttgatttcttccccttataagcgccttgtgtttgtcagtctgggttggatccttgtgtaatgtctgcgtctcccgtcctccccgtgattctgttggtttgtttaagtttatattttattattccattatgtgtttttccccctcgtgggttttgttttgagtttatgttttatttgttattattattataatatcttattttctgcacttgagtcctcgcaccattttcctttgtctgtgacgtgacaaatAGAAGTTGCTTTTTAatacaacactaaaatattcGAGGAAAATTtacggtcacaattgtgaccggtGGGATTAAACGGTTGTTATTAGCAGATCCTTACCTCAAGCACATGCTCTACACTTCACTATAATGGTAACgtccaaaaacactaacataagacaaacttttaaataccaacataaCTAAACATTACAAAGTCTCTTCATTTTCTCATCTCgttagaaatgcataaaatagcactttatttaaacgtttactctccaaattcagcccatttgcaaagcatgatgggaagtgaaagtcctgtttgtttgggttacttgattgaaacatgttatttcaaaataaaaaaatcaagttatgtcaaagagtaacAGTTTTAAGTTAGtttaacatgaatcaattacatttaaaccagaaacctgatataatggCGTTAAATCAAGAagaattgcttaaataaagtgaacagcatcataagttcatttttttgagtgtggaggaatacatatgcctacaaatcaaatgctttggtaatcacacaaattaaacattgaagtccatgttgcacaaaaataaacccTGACGTTTAAAATCACTATGTTGATGttgttttacagtgggtcataatatagcatatcttgtcagtgcgttttgtggtgttagggattgtttttctgcgcattttcccactaactcaaacgtgcgtacaccagctcctgagctggcgtaggatttgagcatgccgtacgccaacgtccatatcgATAAATCTCagagtcaccgtgggtttgggtgtacgcaaggtgtacgctagAAATTTCGTGCacacacttttgataaatgagggccaatgtgttaATAATCTGTTTCtcattcttgtgtgtgtgtgtgtgtgtgtgtgtgtgtgtgagagagagggagcTTTATGAGGACACACATTTGTATAATGGTACGGGTATTAAACTGTTATTACGACGTAAcatgaattatgaggacatttcatatgctttaaaaacatactaaacaattttttattaaaatgagtAGGCCTACATTCTTCTATctcattttaataaaacattgtttagtatgtttttaaagcatatgaaatgtcctcataattcatgTTACGTCGTAATAACAGTTTAATACCCGTACATACAAATGTGtgtttacagtataaaaacaataaagcCCACACCACACTTAGcaaaacaaacctgtgtgtgtgtcaaaggGGTGGGGGACAGATGGGTGTCCCTTATTTCAAGGCGATTTTAGAGCAAATCTTAAACATCAGAGCGCcacaaccacctagcaacagaaaaatgatttgttaaaaaatagTTGAGGGCGGGGTTGACCCGCATGCTTTTTTCTATTTTCCTCTTCCGTCTTGCTGCATTTTATGTTCAGGCAGAGAATAGGAGGCAAGACGTGAACTCGACAGAGATCATAATTTTGAAAAGATTAATAGCGATCTGAGACATTACTGTTGTGAAAACCATGTGGCTTAGACTCGCTGTCGTGGCTCTGGTGTTTCTGTGCGCCAGTTGTTCTGCCAAACAAAGTAAGTAACGTTAGCCTATACAGCTTCTGTTTTCTGAAGAAGGTGTTCTACTAATCTTCCCATGCttttattcatattcatatgTTTCTATGCTTTTTACGCAATATTTATCAAAAGCGAATCCTTCAGTAGTTTTAAGAAtcattatgtttttgtttttttacttaaatAGACTATGACGTAGGACGACTTTGAGACGTCGTAAATATAGAGGTTAAACGCGTTTAAAATGGTTAAAACACCAAACGTATTTATGTAACCTTAAATAGCATGTGAAAATCGGTCAAATATGTTATTTAGGCTTGTCCTAAGACATGTTTGTTTGTCTGAAATCCCCAGaacattttactttcacttttacTTACGGTGGGGGGTGGGGAAATCCTGAATTACCCTATAACTCGTTTGACTGGATTAATGTTTGGTAGCTAACAGGTTTCCTTAAAATAACTCATGATAACATGCtttagatatttttatttataaaatgtttcttTCTTGTTTTAAAATTACCGTCATAATGACGCTAAACTTAGCTACACTGTAAAGCCATatgtttttaagttaagaaattaAAAGTTAGCAGAACtttcagatttttattttgcaatcatacattttaattgctctgaactttaaatatttgagtaaattaattaatacatttaacttaGAAATATGTCTAATCTCACATTTTTAATAGTGTAAACTTGACTAGCTTTAACTAGTTAAATCAGTAAATGCCACCTTGCTAACTGGTGACACAATGCTTTGgtagcattagcatagcatagcacttgctgaatgagaacagcaatataatacaattaacacatatctgttctcaaactaagctcCTACTCCTCTCATGGTTATGATggtaaccccccaaaaaaccaACATAACGGACGCTCTTTAAAACTggcataacaaaacattaaagggttagttcaccccaaaatgaaattgatgtcattaactcctcaccctaatgtcgttccttaccagtaagacctccgttcatcttcacacacagattaagatattttatattttagtcgcAGAGCATATAAGGGaataaaaaacatcatcaaagtagtccaaatgtgacatcagttagttaattagaatctcttgaagcatcgaaaatacattttggtccaaaaattttaaaagaactacgactttattcagcattgtcctcTCTTCTGTGTTCCTCACGGATTcagtgattcggatcgccattgtcacgtgatttcagcagtttggatcttGTGTCAAACTGCttgcctgacgtggtcatactgaattttagtcagaatatgagtctgatactgctccattgggctgtgattatttTCAACCGAACCAAGAAAGACATCAActggatagaccaacaaccaatcagagcaatgaattttaacataacgttagttgtcaaatgtcaacagaactctgaaatgcactgtgttgccaagtccgcgttttttttccgcaggttgaagcgactattatgttttatatagacccatgaatgtgaattttagcaggcaaccgtgcaaaataacacatattttaccccccaaacgccatttttccccggAAAAAGCTATTGTCGATtgactgattcatggccgttttaatttttatttgaggaacatggaagagaagagaatgctaaataaagtcgtagtttttgatatttttggactaaaatgtattttccctgcttcaagagattagggtgagtcattaatgacatacattttcatttttgggtgaactaaccctttaaactttaaacagttTAAAGGGTTTAAACAgtttaaccccccccccccccccctacacacacacaatataacaCTTAATTTATACCATCCTTTGTGAtagtcatggcaaagcatgctgggaaatagaaatccctACCGAGTTTCGGGGCACATTTAagtaattataaattaaaagttCATAAAATTCAAAACAATGAAGAAATTCAGATAACTCCAAACTTGTCCATTttgagaactcaaaagaaaaagaaagttctaaatactcataaaagttaattagtttgaactaatttgtttaatttaagtttaaaagcaattcattattttgagggTTTACAGCGTAGGATAGTATACATCATGCATGCATATTACGTATATAagataaatgaaaaataaaacattttcaaaggcATTACTGCACTGTATAAGTGTAAACGGTATCAAAATATCAATGCTTCCTTTTGTGTCATCTCTAGCTGACCCAAAAGTCCAAGTGTATAGCCGCAACCCTGGAGAGTTTGGGAAACCAAACGTGCTGATCTGCTATGTGAGTGGCTTTCACCCCCCTGACATCACCATTGGGCTCTACAAGAATGGGGTGGAGATCCCGGGCAGCACACAGACCGACCTGGCCTTCGAGCAGGGCTGGCAG
Proteins encoded:
- the b2ml gene encoding beta-2-microglobulin, like; its protein translation is MWLRLAVVALVFLCASCSAKQTDPKVQVYSRNPGEFGKPNVLICYVSGFHPPDITIGLYKNGVEIPGSTQTDLAFEQGWQFHLTKYVDFTPQAGEQYTCRVRHMQNVEKSYTWEPDM